A section of the Humulus lupulus chromosome 2, drHumLupu1.1, whole genome shotgun sequence genome encodes:
- the LOC133817272 gene encoding aspartyl protease family protein 2-like → MGSKVSFILTLLVVFSVVFIAIAGNHNNLHNSNGSALSGIELPEHMSFNVVSSSENTGCSFSTSTNDKQPEPKTTADDHNHHHDGEEEEEEDGAVNVDTLFSLKPDKQPVKLHLKRRSESGETEPKKSLISYTIRDLARIQTLHRRVTEKKNQSTVSRLNKKTSKKSPKEQTSSTMAPAPLPDSYPSGLSGQLIATLESGVGFGSGEYFMDVFVGTPPKHYSLILDTGSDLNWIQCVPCHACFEQNGPYYDPKESTSFKNISCHDPRCQMVSPPDPPQPCKSENQTCPYYYWYGDSSNTTGDFALETFTVNLTTSSGKGEYRRVEDIMFGCGHWNRGLFRGAAGLLGLGRGSLSFSSQLQSLYGHSFSYCLVDRDSDTNVSSKLIFGEDKGLLSHPELNFTSFVSGKEIPDTFYYLQIKSILVGGEALNISEETWKLSPEGSGGTIIDSGTTLSYFTDPAYQVIKEAFSKKVKGYQTAKIEDFPLDLCYNVSGVDNLELPDFGIVFSDGAVWDFPVENYFIQVYPQEVVCLAFKNTSANALSIIGNYQQQNFHILYDTKNSRLGFAPMNCANV, encoded by the coding sequence ATGGGTTCTAAGGTGTCGTTTATATTGACTCTCCTCGTGGTGTTTTCCGTTGTTTTCATAGCCATCGCCGGAAACCATAACAATCTTCACAACTCCAATGGCTCTGCTCTCTCCGGTATCGAGCTTCCTGAGCATATGAGCTTCAATGTCGTCTCATCCTCGGAAAATACTGGCTGCAGCTTTTCCACTTCCACAAACGACAAGCAACCAGAACCAAAAACGACAGCAGACGACCACAACCACCACCACGAcggcgaagaagaagaagaagaagacggtGCAGTTAATGTCGATACTCTTTTTTCGTTGAAACCAGATAAACAACCAGTGAAGCTCCACCTGAAGCGGCGGTCGGAGAGTGGGGAAACCGAGCCGAAGAAGTCTTTGATCAGCTACACCATCAGAGACTTGGCCAGAATCCAGACCCTTCATAGGAGGGTGACGGAGAAGAAGAATCAAAGCACTGTCTCGAGGCTAAACAAGAAAACCAGTAAGAAATCACCAAAAGAGCAAACCAGCTCAACCATGGCGCCTGCGCCTTTGCCGGACTCTTACCCCAGTGGGTTGTCCGGCCAACTCATTGCCACTTTGGAATCCGGGGTTGGTTTCGGCTCCGGCGAATACTTCATGGATGTTTTCGTGGGTACACCTCCAAAACACTATTCTTTGATTCTTGACACCGGTAGTGATCTCAATTGGATTCAGTGTGTTCCATGCCATGCTTGTTTCGAGCAAAATGGACCTTACTATGATCCCAAAGAGTCAACCTCTTTTAAAAACATCAGCTGTCATGATCCTAGGTGCCAAATGGTCTCACCTCCTGACCCTCCTCAGCCTTGCAAATCCGAGAACCAAACATGTCCTTACTACTATTGGTATGGGGACAGTTCCAACACAACAGGGGATTTTGCTCTCGAAACCTTCACTGTTAACCTCACAACCAGTTCCGGCAAAGGCGAGTACCGGCGAGTCGAGGACATCATGTTTGGCTGTGGCCATTGGAATAGAGGCCTGTTTAGAGGGGCTGCAGGGTTGTTAGGACTCGGAAGAGGGTCTCTCTCCTTTTCCTCGCAGCTTCAATCACTCTATGGTCACTCCTTTTCTTATTGCCTTGTGGATAGAGACAGTGACACCAATGTTAGTAGTAAGCTGATTTTTGGTGAGGACAAGGGCTTGTTGAGCCACCCTGAACTGAATTTCACCTCTTTTGTCTCTGGCAAAGAGATTCCAGACACATTCTACTACCTTCAGATTAAGTCCATCCTTGTTGGAGGTGAAGCTCTCAACATATCTGAGGAGACTTGGAAATTGTCACCTGAAGGCAGTGGTGGGACTATCATTGATTCAGGTACAACACTTAGCTATTTTACTGATCCTGCTTATCAGGTTATCAAAGAAGCCTTTTCGAAGAAGGTCAAAGGATACCAAACTGCAAAGATTGAAGATTTTCCTTTGGATCTTTGTTACAATGTTTCTGGTGTTGATAACTTGGAGCTCCCGGATTTTGGGATTGTGTTCTCAGATGGAGCTGTTTGGGATTTCCCAGTTGAGAATTACTTTATCCAAGTTTACCCTCAAGAGGTTGTTTGTTTGGCTTTCAAGAACACTTCTGCTAATGCCCTCTCCATCATTGGAAACTACCAGCAGCAAAATTTTCACATTCTCTATGATACAAAGAATTCTAGGCTGGGTTTTGCTCCGATGAACTGTGCTAATGTTTAG